A region of the Chroicocephalus ridibundus chromosome 1, bChrRid1.1, whole genome shotgun sequence genome:
GTGTGTTCTTTGAATATTTTGGATGTTAAAATACAGTGTGGGTCTTGTTAGGACAGCGGGTGGACAGTAGAGTAGTCGCTGTGGCCATTTGTGTAACAAAATAACTTGCACATTTTAACTTTTCGTGGCCAGTGagctcattttcactttttttcactccagttttcattacttttctgctttgtttactCCATGAATTACTTTGCCATGCTCTTTTTAGGTGCTGTGACTGCCGGCAGTGCCTCAGCGCTGCTTCCACCTGCGTTCTGCCTTTGGTCTAAGCCTCAAAGCTGTGCGCACGGTACGGCATCCGCAATGCTTGTGTTTATCCGTCTATAGGTGCTGTTCTGGGTAGGGGAATGGTAAtatcccaaaaaaaaccctccatgcTCTTCTCCAGCAGCACCTTTACAAACAGAGCCCAAATCCTCCAAGGAGCCTGCCTTGACTTCAGTGTCTCCTGCCAAAGAGCGGTGACAGCCAGAACTCCTCTTTTGTGGAGAAAAGCTAAATAATAAATGCTTAGGAAAGAGGATGGAAACCTTTAGGACCTGTCTTTTTTTAACGGTTATGTTAAGGGAGACCTTGGTCTCAACAGCTACCTGAGAAGAGGGTGCAGTGACATGGGGgcgtcagtctcttctcccaagtaacaaacgataggacaagaggaaatggcctccagttgccccaggggaggtttaggatggatatgaggaaaaatttcttcatgggaagggttattaagcgttggaacaggctgcccagggcagtggtggagtcaccatccctggaggtatttaaaagccgggcagatgtggtgctgagggacatggtttagcggtggtttgggcagtgttaggttgatggttggactcgatgatctgacaGGGCCCTTCCGACCCAGACGATTTTACGATTCCATGTCAATCCTGGTGCTGTTGCAACTggtttaatgtgatttttatagtaataaaaaaaaaaaaacaaccttagcAGCACTGTGGTGTTAGCCTTTAATCTGTTGTCaagaaaagctctgaaaaggAACTGTCTTTTGATTTTAGGGTTTAATTAAACCCCGAATTTAATTACAGACCTGCCTCCCTGGCACCGCACAGTGGGGCCGAGCCGCTTCACTCTCACCCATAGCCCTCAGCACTCGGTCCCCGCTAAAGCCGCCCGATCCGGTGAGGGGGTGAGTTTCTGTGCTGGGgtcttttgttgggttttttggtggtttgttgttttttggggtttttttttttggtgaaataacGAAAAGCGGCGAAGGGCGGCGGAACCCGAgtgcgcggcggcgggcgcggcggaggcggcgggctGCAGCACCGCTCCGCCCGGTCACCTTCGGCGGGGCGGCCGCCATGGTGTTCCTCCCGGACGAGTCGCGGTCGCTGCCGCCTCCCCCCCTCCTCAACAAGGGCTCGGTCTGGCTGGGGCTGGCCGGCTGGCTGGCGGCACTGCTGGACAACGGCTTCAACCAGCGGCCCGTCATCCGAGCCGGtgcggtggggctgggagaggggaatgGTGGGCCGGGGGGAtgaggtgaggggccgggggtTGGGAGGGAGAGCCTGAGGTGAGGGAATGGCGGGGTTagagggggctgcgggaggggttATGTGGGATTTGGGGTGTCTGAGGGATATAGGggtgggaagaaggagagggggccctgaggtgaggggctggggggctggaggaggttgGGGGGCGGGtagggaggctggggaaggggttatATGGGATTTGGGGTGACTGTGAGGGATGTAGAGGCGGGAATGAAGGGGAGGGGGGcctgcagggaggggacggggaggcaGAGGGGGTTGGGGAAGGGGGTATGTGGGATTTGGGGTGACTGAGGGATAtaggggtggggagaaggggagggggctctgaggtgaggggctggggggctagAGGAGGttgagggggctggggaggggagcatCTGGGATTTGGGGTGACTGTGAGGGATATAGGGGTGGGTACAAGGGGAGACAGCCCTGAAATGAGGAGATGGGGGGGTTAGAAGGGAGTGGGGGGACTGGGGAAGGGGGTACGTGGGATTTGTGGTGACTGTGAGGGATGTAGGTGTGGGAATGAAGGGGGGGGCCCtaaggtgaggggctggggaagggggtatGTGGGATTTAGGGTGACTCTGAGGGATataggggcagggggaaggggaagtgACCCTGGTGTGAGAGGCCGGGAGGGTTAGAGGGGATtgaggggagctgggaagggaatatgtgggatttgGGGTGACTCTGAGGGATATaggagcagggggaaggtgaGGAGCTGGAAAGACAAGGGGAATCCTCTGTGGGATTTGGGGTGACTCTGTGAGGGTCGTAGGGGCAGGAGCGAAGGGGAGGGAGTCCTGAGGTGAGAGGTTGGAGGTAGTTGTGGGGGAGCTGGGAAAGGGACATCGTATGGGGGCAGAGGGGATTTGGGGTGACTCCCTGAGGGCTATGGTGGGGGCgggatggggaaggagccctgAGGTAAGGGGGGGGCCTctctgggggctggcaggggccaTGGGAGGTCTGCAGGTGAGGGTGCTGTAGGGACCTGGAGGGGCTGACCATGGGGGAGAAGCGTgtgtctgggggggctggggaaagcCGGGTGGGCCCGCCTGGGGCCGGGAGAGGGCCTGAGGCAGGGGGACATTCCTCCTTCTGCTGCAGGTGTTCACCGCCAGGTCCTGTTCACTACCGTGGGATGGTTTGTCGGCTATTACCTTGCTAAACGCACGGAGTACATCCATGCCAAACTGGACAGAGAGTTGTTTGAGTACGTCAGGCAGCACCCGGCAGACTTTAAGGCAACAGGTATAAAaacttagtattttaaaaagtccGCAGCCTGCCATAATGTACAGATTAGTAAGTGCTAATGTATGTAAAGATCTTGCTGGGCTGCTTGCGGAATCTGTTCTTTTCTAGCAAGTCGTACTGACTGCTAACTCGTTCCTGCTTATTCACAATCTGTTGCAACAGTATTAAAGATTTTATGAtatgaaaatagatattttctaTTAGCTATTTCTATTCTAATAACTGTTGCTATCAGCTGCCTTGATGACCAACTCTTCCTCCTAAAAGCTTATCTTAATATAAAAAaggcagaggcaaaaaaaaaaataagaatagatCGAATTTGTGCCACTAGAGAAGAAATAAAGTCACGAAAATGAGAAATCACGGGTTTTATTCTTGAAAAGTCACAACTTTACCCTTTATTCTTGTAAAATTGCAGTCTATGTAGATTCTAAAATGGTGTGAtgaagattaagaaaataaacagcaagtgaaaaaagaataaatagaaaaGGCGGGAAACCTGAAGCGCCGTTGGCTCTTGCTGGCTTAGAGCCTTGGTGAAGAAAGTGTTTTACCGAATGTAGTCACTACGCCCAGCAACGCAATGGCAAATTTTGGTGAAAATTGTcttattttctaataaaacacAGTTAGGTGACTCTGGCTGTTGGATTGTGATCCACATCATCCCGTGTTGGAAAGAATATGTAGGAATAAAAACCCGTTAATATTGAGATCTCTTCACGGGGGTCTGTGGAGAGCCCTACGGAAAAGGAGTTATGTGTTTCATTTATGCAGCAAGCTAATAGTTTGCTGTTGGTAGCAAAAAAAACCAGGTTTTTGGTGGCTTTGTTAACCTTAAGacttaatattaaaaatcttCAGAATCGCTCTCAAGTGCTGATTAGGttttcccacccccacccttttcctcttgcagaaaagaggaaaataggaGAACTTTTGGAGGATTTCTACCCGGTTCGCTGAGGATTTCGCCAGCGGTGGCATGTCGCAGGGTGCAGCTGCTGAGCTCATTCCACACCGAGAACTTCAGCGGGCCAGCTGTAGCTGTTCAACCGTCCATGGCTTGGAAAATGAACCATTACTCGCTTTCACGTAATAAAAGCTACgattaaatatttaagtgtttaGTTACTTGTTCTTCTGTTCCATTATGGTGTGTTGATATATACATGACTGAGATTTGTGATGGGATAACTTTGATTCACCACTTTTTCAGTTATTCTAATTGTGCAAATGGAAGATTGTTCGTacagcatatatttttttcaaaaaacagaaagTAGTTATGtaaattcctcctttttatttctcattgtcaTTTCTCCTGGCCATTTGGGCACGCTCTGGACCAGCCCCTGCAGATGCTGTAGCCAGAATCTCACTGTGAAATTAATTCTGTCCTGCTAGCGAAAATAGATGCTCTCCCTAATTAATTCCCGCATCCATTTTGCATTCCcgtgttgctttttctttgctgGTGATTAGGGTCCAACCTTTCAACTCTCTCACTTGGTTGTTGGCTCCCGGTTCTACGTACCGAACCCAAATGTTTCCCAGCCGtgctgaagagctgcagctcttcTCAGTTTCACTgcagggtgctcagcacctctgGAGCTTGAGAAGCTTCCAGTTGAGGCTGCTCCAGTTGTGAATGGTTTTTTTATCAACTTACCTATCTCCTGTGCTGGTTTTCAGCATCTCCTCGGGCTTCCTCCTGCGCTGCTGTGATCCTCATGTGCGCTTGGTGCGACCTCCTCCGCTGTGCAGTGTCTCAAAGCACTTTCTCCAGCGCCTCTTCCCCAGGGAAGCCTCTCGCTGTGCTTTGGGGGCCATtctggttggactagatgatctgaaagttccCTCCTGAcatagacaattctatgattccatgacctctgcttcctgcccGGTGCAGTGCCGAGGTGTGGGACAGTTGGGTCCCTGTCCTCGCCTTGTCACCAGGATCTGATTCTGTTCCCGAGTGATGTtgcacaaggccaagtgcagggtcctgcacctgggtgggggCAATCATGagcacaaacccaggctgggcggagaatggatggagagcagccctgaggggaaggactcgggggtgctggtgggtgagaaggtcaacatgagccgtcaatgtgcgctggcagcccagaaacccccccgcagcctgggctgcatccccagcagcgtgggcagcagggcgagggggggattctgcccctctgctccgctcgggggagacccccctgcagtgctgcctccagctctggggcctcagcacaggagagacacggagctgttggagcggggccagaggaggccccggagatgctgggagggctggagcccctctgctgggacgacgggctgagagagctgggggggttcagcctggagaagagaaggctccggggagaccttggagccccttccagtccctcaaggggggGGCTACAAGAAatctggagagggactttttagcagggcctgtagcaataggacaaggggaaatggcttcaaactaaaagaggggagatttagactagatctaaggaagacaTTCTtgcctgtgagggtggtgagacactggccaagattgcccagggaggtgggagatgccccatcgctggaaacatcccaggacaggttggacgggtctctgagcaacctgatctagtgggaggtggaacagcatgatctttaaggtcccttccaacctagaccattctatgattctaagataatGAACAGGTGACACTTGTCTGAGGGGATTTGCCCCAAACTGGTTATGTTGAGGAGGAAGATGACCATCAAATGGATTCAACAGCAACATGGGGACTTTGAAACCTGAGAAGGTGTCAGCCTGAAAGGAAGCATGAAAGCCGCCAGTGTGAGGGAGAGATCTTGAAGGGGCAGTGGCAGGGTCAAAGCCTGTTGGACACCGCCGAAAGCCAACCTGCTGGCATCCCAACTTCCACCCGGGCCTGGCCAAGAATCCTCCCAGTTGGCTGCTGTGAGCAGCGTGCAGCCATCTGCGGGCTGACAGCACTGGGGGGGaccaggcagggacagaggcagaGCCAGCGTTGGAGAGcctggaaggcacctctggggaTGGTCTAGTCCAAggcctgctcaagcagggtcgtTGCTGGCACTGTGCCTGTTTGTGCTTTGGGTATCTgcaagggtggagactccaccacctctctgggcagcctgggcccgTGTTTGACCACCCTCCCTGAAAGAAACGGGAAAGGTTTCTCTTCTGCTCAGATGAAGTTTCCTGTGGTTCAGTTTGTGGCCATCGgctcttgtcttgtcactggggCACCACAGGGAAGAGTGTGTCTCCATCCCCTCCGCACACCCCGTTAGGTCTCTGTACCCCTGGAGAAGGtccccctgagccttcccttctgcaggctgaacagtcccagctccctcagccctttCAGCCCCTTCAGCCCCTTCacggccctttgctggactctctccggtaCGTCCATGTCTCTCCGGGACtggggagcccaggctggagccagcgcccagctgtgtcccccaggggggagcagaggggagggatcccctgcctccagctcctcctggcagGCTGGTGGCCGTCTTTGCCCCGAGGACGCCTTGGTGGCTGGCGGCCGACGTGGCCAAGCAGGGAGCCAGACCTGGGGGTCGCGGGTGGGAATTTGTGGGGTGCTTCCCCCTGTCAGCGCAGGAGCGGgcgacaggcagcagcagggggttgggctgaGGCCAGAGCACCccgaaggcaaaggcagggggtgcaggcagggaacCTGCCCTGCGGGAgggctgcgggtgctggcagCGCCCCCGTCCTTGGGGTGGTGTGTGGTTGGGGCTTCTGGGgactggggagagcagggcatttggaatttcttatttatttaacgTTTTGGGTCGAAACTGTACTTTATCTCTTGTCTTCCTGATACTGAGCCTGCACGCCCAGGTCGCCGCTTTCTGGTTAATTAGATGTTGTTAAACAGCTATAAATAAACCTGCAATCCCGATTGGCTTCGCCAATGGGAATGGAGAAGGCTATTTCCCCGTGGCGGCTGGCAACAGCAGCGGTGCCGCGGGAGCCCTTCCAAGGTGACGTGgagccagcatccccctgccatgCCGGAGAGGGCCTGATCTGCCGCGCCTGCCCTCGTCCTGCCAGGGACCGGTGCTGGGTGTTTCAAGGACAAAGACCTTTTCTGTGACCATCTCGTGTCTCTTATCGGCCCTGTCCAACAGCAGCGGCCGGCAGCAGGGCACCGTCGGGGCTTGACGCATCCGTGGGGCAGCGTGACGCAACGCCCTGCAATCAGATCAAGCAGAAGTTTCCCGTGAAACACCGGGGTCGGGGTTGACTGGCCCGACAGCAGCTcacagagagggacctgggggtcctgggggattGCAAGTGGCTCATAAGTCATCAGCACGGCCTTCCAGCTGTCCCACGTCACAGACCGTTTCTGGGAACATCTTGCGTCCCTCATCAGTCATGTTCAGCAGCGGTGGTGAGCGCTTCCCTGGATGTCCCACTGTAACACTTCCCTGGGGCAGcaccagcccctgcagctgcccagTGCACTGCCCAAGCCAAAAGCCATTGACGCAGGCGACCACTATCGTCTCCATGTGACACAGCTcctgtccttcagctccagccagGTAGACCACCAGAGACACATCACCTCCTGCATGGTCCTCACCTCACCAGGAAACAGCATCCCTCCATTCCTCATGGTTCAACGGGGGCAGAGGAGCTGCAAAGGCGGGTTGgagaccagagaggtggtggaagccccatccctggaagtttttaaggccaggctggatggggctctgagcaacctggtgtagtggaagatgtccctgcccatggcaggggggttggaactacctgatctttaagctcccttccaaccctaacaattctgtgattctggtatTCTGTGTGAGACCTCAGTTCATCTTCCATCTCCACTTCTCCCCTAGGCTGTGCCATTGTGCCCCAACTTGAGGTGGCATTGCCATGGGGTTGGCTTAAGTGTCTCCCAGTATTCCCCTTGTGTTTCACTGTTTCTGGATAAGTCAGAAGGCTGCAGTGTTGCCAGGGCTGAGGAGCAACGTGGGGGCAGATCTGTTCTGAAGTCCTCACGCTGCCTTTGGGTAGTTGTGTTtgcctgtgttttggggggtCATGGTGCTCGACAGTCGCTTTCATAGATGCCGTGGTTGCCCTTCCCAGAAACTGAGAGGTTCAGGGGCTTTTGTCCTAGAGCCAGGGTGAGCACTGGGTCCTGTCTGCCCAAAGCTGGGCTGAACACCATGGGACCCCCTGACCTCCGTTGGGCAGCAGCTGGCCGTCTGCCCTTTGAACAACATAAGCGACATTGCCCGGAGCCGTCTGGATGCAGTGCAGAGCAGGGTTGGTGCCAAGCCCCCAGGGAGGTGCAATGAGGTCCCCAAGTCTCTGTGGCTGCAGACCCAGCATTTTGGAAAGCCTACCCCCAACCCCCATCCTCGTGTGACGCACATCTTCAGCTGTGGCTCAGGAGGGGGGACAATGCCACCACACCCTTTGCCCCGAGTGTCCCCATGTCATCCCTGGCACCCTCTGCTGCCAGATCCTGCCATGTCTCTGCCTCCCCTGACACCACCAGGGCTGTTCCTGTCCTTGCTCAAAGCCACCCAGAACCCTTTCAGGTGCGGGGCAGTGCTGGATctggtccccagctgccctcTCCAGAGCCCCTGTACCCCCACCTTCTGTCTACTTGGCCACAGGTGGCTGGGGTCCATGTCCCCACGACCTGCAAACAGGGAGGACAAGCTAAAGCCAATGTGGTCTTGACTGCCAGGAGAAATGGCCTGAACAGGCGAGAGGAGATGGGAACCTCCAGCGGGACCCAAACCTCGACGTGGGGATGGTGTCCCAGGTGTGGTTGCTTCCCAGAGAGGCTGAGACCTGCAGCTCCCCTGGCCCTCAGGAACGGTCCCCAGGCTCAGTCCCACTTAGGGCAGCTCGGAGGCAGAAACCCTGATGGGCAGGAGACAGGAGTGAGGGCCTTTGGGGcacagggcagcaccagcagcggTGGAACATCCCTGGGCAGACCTTTGAAGAGAACCCTGAACCTGGTGACTTTCCTATATGGGTTgatgtctccctccctccctcccttctagGGGCACAGCATCAGCGGGGCTCAGTGTTGGTCTCACTGCTGCATGTCTGGGCTGTGGGTGGGCAGATTCACACCCTATTGTGCACGGAAAAGAGGTGACAGCTTTTGCCGGTGTTGCTGTTGACACGAGGAAGAAAGTTTTTggatgagggtggcgagacactggcacaggttgcgcagtgaagttgtggataccctgtggttggatgaggctttgagctaCCTGATccagtggaagatgtccctgcacgcAGCAGGGGATTGGGCTAGATGGTCCCCgagtgtcccttccaacccagaccatcctgtgactctgtgattctttGTCCCTTCAAATTCGCCATCACTGCACTGGAAAGTCCCCTCAGGGCAGAACCAGGGTTCCCCTGCCCCACGCCGGGGCACTCCCCAAGGGCTCCAGCCAGGGCAAAGCACCACACCGGCAACGGCTTCTCAGGGCTCATTTTATTAGCAAAGAGTGGGGAAAACGCCCCTCAGAGTCCAGGTACCAGCTGGAAAAGGGCTCGGCAGTCGCAGGGACCGTTGGAGGTCAGAGCCACCGCGCAATGCCACCGCCTTCGTGCTgctctttgaaaataaagagaagggCACGAGGCGTCTGGCTCTTCCGATGGACCTCCCAGCACGACCAGATGCTTCTTCCTATGAGGATAAGGCACCATCTGGTTCTCGGTGGCTGCAGTTGTCTCTGGCGTGCGGCGCCCGTGCTGGGAGGTGAGGTGCCGCGGTGCGGGGAGGGCaagtggggctggggaagagcccACGATGGTCAGCGATGGGGACGTCCTCTCCTTTgtgccaccagcacccatcctgcAACGGCAGCTGTCCTTAATCCCAAAGGCCATCCCAAGGAGAGACCCAGTCCACCAGCCCTGGGACCCCGGACCCTGAACCCCCGGAGTCTCTGCACGGAGGGATGGGATGAGTCCCCTCCTTCAGCATGGAGATGGAGATCTGATGGCATTGGAGGGCCGGCCCCCAAGAGCTCCTCACCCCTGCAGTCTGAGGGACCTCCCCAGGGATATCGGCCACCCCTTTCCCCACTGCCCCTGGGCTGCGTGTCCCCCAGCTCTTACCTGGTGGTCGCGGCAGGGTCACCAGCTGGGCTGCCCCTCGCTGGGGCTGACCTGCTCCAGGATCTGGCTGTACCTGCGGGTGAGGGCATTGGTGTCCCTGGTGAGGTGGGTGAGGACCTGCTGCAAGCCGGACAGGTGGTGGGACAGACGCTCCTCCACCTGGACATCCATGGTGTCATCATCTGAGGATGTGTCGGTGTCAGCGTCGCTCTGAATCTGGTCGGTGATAGAGGCCAGGCCTTTCTCCACCACGGGCTTGATGGCCTTGAGGAGCTGGTAGCGCTCGTAGAGGTCCGTGTGGCCAcctggagccggggctgccccctcCTGCTGCGGGAAGACCCCTCGGAGCAGGCTGGGGAACATCACCTCCTGCTCCATCTTCTGGGTGGCCGAGAAGTACTGCTCCATGGCCCCGCTCCCACGTCTCTGACTGTGCTGGTGTGAGCTCATCTTGGGGTGCCGCCTGCTCCCCGTCCCCACCGAGGGCTTTTTATGCAGAGCCGGGGACACgtccctcctctgctgtcccctgctgccctctcctgccagccccagccgggctggatggctgtggggccgggcttggctccagcccagctggggctcgGCCACGCCGTGTCCCCGGCTCTGTGCCATCTGTCCTGGCCCAGCTTCCCCATGGCCTTCGCCCGGGCTGGCCAGAGATCCTGCTGTGTCCCCATGCTGTGAGcgggctggtggggaagggaggtggTGGGACCTCTCCCAACACATGCCATCCTGTCCCCACCATCGCTACTGCTCGTGAAGCACCAAGAGAGTGGGGGAAGTGCCTGCCCCCCAGTgcgggcaggctgcaggcagcaccaTGGGAAAGCTGCATTGACTTGGGAAGttttgaggaaggaaaggaagcgATGGGTTTTTCTGGAGAGGGGGAGTCCCCTGTgagccctgctccagccacctCCCTTCTTCAGGGCTGGCTCACACAGCCCACCCATGGAGAGTGGCCTTGACCCTTGCTAAACACAGAAGGTGACAACAAACAAGTCATACTTGTCTGAGGGGGGTTTGCCCCAAACTGGTTATGTTGAGGAGGAAGATGACCATCAAATGGATTCAATAGCAACATGGGGACTTTGAAACCCGAGAAGGTGTCAGCCTGAAAGGAAGCACGAAAGCTGCCAGTGTGAGGGAGAGATCTTGAAGGGGCAGTGGCAGGGTCAAAGCCTGTTGGACACCGCCGAAAGCCAACCTGCTGGCATCCCAACTTCCACCCGGGCCTGGCCAAGAATCCTCCCAGTTGGCTGCTGTGAGCAGCGTGCATCCGTCTGCGGGCTGACAGCACTGGGGGGGaccaggcagggacagaggcagaGCCAGCGTTGGAGAGcctggaaggcacctctggggaTGGTCTAGTCCAAggcctgctcaagcagggtcgtTGCTGGCACTGTGCCTGTTTGTGCTTTGGGTATCTgcaagggtggagactccaccacctctctgggcagcctgggcccgTGTTTGACCACCCTCCCTGAAAGAAACGGGAAAGGTTTCTCTTCTGCTCAGATGAAGTTTCCTGTGGTTCAGTTTGTGGCCATCGgctcttgtcttgtcactggggCACCACAGGGAAGAGTGTGTCTCCATCCCCTCCGCACACCCCGTTAGGTCTCTGTACCCCTGGAGAaggtccccctgagccttctcttctgcaggctgaacagtcccagctccctcagccctttCAGCCCCTTCAGCCCCTTCacggccctttgctggactctctcctgTACGTCCATGTCTCTCCGGGACtggggagcccaggctggagccagcgcccagctgtgtcccccaggggggagcagaggggagggatcccctgcctccagctcctcctggcagGCTGGTGGCCGTCTTTGCCCCGAGGACGCCTTGATGGCTGGCGGCCGACGTGGCCAAGCAGGGAGCCAGACCTGGGGGTCGCGGGTGGGAATTTGTGGGGTGCTTCCCCCTGTCAGCGCAGGAGCGGgcgacaggcagcagcagggggttgggctgaGGCCAGAGCACCccgaaggcaaaggcagggggtgcaggcagggaacCTGCCCTGCGGGAgggctgcgggtgctggcagCGCCCCCGTCCTTGGGGTGGTGTGTGGTTGGGGCTTCTGGGgactggggagagcagggcatttggaatttcttatttatttaacgTTTTGGGTCGAAACTGTACTTTATCTCTTGTCCTCCTGATACTGAGCCTGCACGCCCAGGTCGCCGCTTTCTGGTTAATTAGATGTTGTTAAACAGCTATAAATAAACCTGCAATCCCGATTGGCTTCACCAATGGGAATGGAGAAGGCTATTTCCCCGTGGCGGCTGGCAACAGCAGCGGTACCGCGGGAGCCCTTCCAAGGTGACGTGgagccagcatccccctgccatgCCGGAGAGGGCCTGATCTGCCGCGCCTGCCCTCGTCCTGCCAGGGACCGGTGCCGGGTGTTTCAAGGACAAAGACCTTTTCTGTGACCATCTCGTGTCTCTTATCGGCCCTGTCCAACAGCAGCGGCCGGCAGCAGGGCACCGTCGGGGCTTGACGCATCCGTGGGGCAGCGTGACGCAACGCCCTGCAATCAGATCAAGCAGAAGTTTCCCGTGAAACACCGGGGTCGGGGTTGACTGGCCCGACAGCAGCTcacagagagggacctgggggtcctgggggattGCAAGTGGCTCATAAGTCATCAGCACGGCCTTCCAGCTGTCCCACGTCACAGACCGTTTCTGGGAACATCTTGCGTCCCTCATCAGTCATGTTCAGCAGCGGTGGTGAGCGCTTCCCTGGATGTCTCACTGTAACACTTCCCTGGGGCAGcaccagcccctgcagctgcccagTGCACTGCCCAAGCCACAAGCCATTGACGCAGGCGACCACTATCGTCTCCATGTGACACAACTcctgtccttcagctccagccagGTAGACCACCAGAGACACATCACCTCCTGCATGGTCCTCACCTCACCAGGAAACAGCATCCCTCCATTCCTCATGGTTCAACGGGGGCAGAGGAGCTGCAAAGGCAGGTTGGAGACCTCAGTTCATCTTCCATCTCCACTTCTCCCCTAGGCTGTGCCATCGTGCCCCAACTAAGGTGGCATTG
Encoded here:
- the NDUFC2 gene encoding NADH dehydrogenase [ubiquinone] 1 subunit C2; amino-acid sequence: MVFLPDESRSLPPPPLLNKGSVWLGLAGWLAALLDNGFNQRPVIRAGVHRQVLFTTVGWFVGYYLAKRTEYIHAKLDRELFEYVRQHPADFKATEKRKIGELLEDFYPVR
- the LOC134512915 gene encoding thyroid hormone-inducible hepatic protein-like, with the protein product MSSHQHSQRRGSGAMEQYFSATQKMEQEVMFPSLLRGVFPQQEGAAPAPGGHTDLYERYQLLKAIKPVVEKGLASITDQIQSDADTDTSSDDDTMDVQVEERLSHHLSGLQQVLTHLTRDTNALTRRYSQILEQVSPSEGQPSW